The following coding sequences lie in one Rutidosis leptorrhynchoides isolate AG116_Rl617_1_P2 chromosome 6, CSIRO_AGI_Rlap_v1, whole genome shotgun sequence genomic window:
- the LOC139851559 gene encoding ankyrin repeat-containing protein At5g02620-like, producing the protein MESPVDGNHHQSLSRTRTMEKRDDTSLHIAIRAGDMYAALEILRSTEEQKLKELLSKTNQSGETVLYVAAEYGSVDLVKEMMKYYDLEAAGIKAKNGFDAFHIAAKQGDLEVLKVLMEAQSELSMTFDQTNTTALHTASEQGHIEVVKFLLEKNSTMATIAKSNLKTALHSCARKGHLDVMKELLDKVPEIATRADKKGQTALHMAAKGQRVDIVSELIAADNGLLNMVDKKENTALHIATRKGRKEIVLALLSHKEIINKQAINKSGETALDTAEKSMRTEIATILRENEVVNAKSITKPPPLTSTARELKQTVSDIKHEVHDQLEHTLKTHKRVKGIGKRINKMHHESLNNAINSTTVVAVLIATVTFAAIYQLPGQYVDDRTQIPKNFTLGEGNIASNTEFIVFLIFDSLALFISLAVVVVQTSIVVVERRAKKQVMAVINKLMWLACVFVSVAFLALSFVVVGNERWLAVGVTVIGSVTLASTLGTMCYWVIMHRIEANNLRSVRQSARSSKSLSGSVSVHSDSENDDFKKLYAI; encoded by the exons ATGGAATCTCCTGTGGATGGAAACCATCATCAGAGCTTAAGTAGAACTAGAACAATGGAAAAAAGAGATGATACATCATTGCATATTGCAATTAGGGCAGGGGATATGTATGCAGCTTTAGAGATTTTAAGAAGCACAGAGGAACAAAAGTTGAAGGAGTTGTTGTCGAAAACTAATCAATCGGGTGAAACGGTTCTTTATGTTGCTGCTGAATATGGTAGTGTTGATTTAGTGAAAGAAATGATGAAATATTATGATCTTGAGGCGGCTGGTATTAAGGCGAAGAACGGTTTTGATGCGTTCCATATTGCTGCCAAACAAGGAGATCTTG AGGTATTGAAGGTTCTTATGGAAGCACAATCTGAGCTTTCAATGACATTTGATCAAACAAACACTACTGCGTTACACACGGCTTCTGAACAAGGCCATATTGAGGTGGTAAAGTTTCTTTTAGAGAAAAATAGTACAATGGCCACCATAGCAAAAAGCAACCTTAAAACGGCTTTACATTCGTGCGCACGAAAGGGTCATTTGGATGTGATGAAAGAACTTTTGGATAAAGTACCAGAAATTGCTACTAGAGCTGATAAAAAAGGTCAAACCGCACTTCATATGGCTGCTAAAGGACAAAGAGTTGACATCGTTAGCGAGCTTATAGCTGCAGATAATGGGTTGTTGAATATGGTTGATAAAAAGGAGAACACTGCACTTCATATAGCTACACGAAAAGGTCGAAAAGAG ATTGTTTTGGCATTGCTAAGTCATAAGGAAATAATCAACAAACAAGCCATTAACAAATCTGGTGAAACCGCACTCGATACAGCCGAAAAGTCAATGCGGACCGAGATTGCAACGATCTTACGAGAAAACGAAGTAGTCAACGCAAAGTCAATAACGAAACCACCACCATTAACCTCCACCGCTCGAGAACTCAAACAAACCGTAAGTGACATAAAACACGAAGTTCATGACCAACTCGAACACACACTCAAAACTCATAAACGGGTCAAAGGAATCGGCAAACGCATAAACAAAATGCACCACGAAAGCCTCAACAACGCAATCAATTCCACTACAGTTGTTGCCGTTTTGATAGCGACAGTTACATTTGCAGCCATATATCAACTGCCCGGTCAATACGTTGATGACCGGACCCAAATCCCGAAGAATTTTACGTTAGGTGAAGGAAACATAGCTTCGAACACCGAGTTCATAGTTTTCTTGATATTCGACTCGCTTGCGTTGTTTATATCGCTAGCGGTTGTGGTGGTTCAAACTTCGATTGTGGTTGTTGAACGGCGGGCAAAGAAACAAGTGATGGCGGTTATTAATAAGTTAATGTGGTTAGCTTGTGTTTTTGTTTCGGTTGCGTTTCTTGCGCTTTCGTTTGTTGTTGTGGGAAATGAGAGGTGGTTGGCGGTTGGTGTGACGGTTATAGGGTCGGTTACATTAGCTTCTACACTCGGGACAATGTGTTATTGGGTGATTATGCATCGAATCGAGGCTAATAATTTGAGGAGTGTTCGTCAGTCCGCGAGAAGTAGTAAATCACTCTCGGGGTCCGTTTCTGTACACTCGGATTCAGAGAACGATGATTTCAAGAAACTATATGCTATCTGA